A genomic stretch from Cloacibacterium caeni includes:
- a CDS encoding T9SS type B sorting domain-containing protein gives MRLNKIILFLLVLLPYAVIKSQSCPSIKDALGNSDVTITCSYPLNSSKCFPLNITFPDIRDTNQYSVSAIPFPNIDTNTGTILGYKDDEYLAKIAFNDAAIFGNKPFSFNYYGENVQSLIISSNGFVSFNENYSVGDYSAADITGKQIPNTYLPTKSIFGVYQDLDFTDRVGNVSYRVEGVSPCRKLIINFNNGEITRTTQRSTTQIVLYELTNEIDVYVAEKPLPDVSATVRESLIGINNASGNGITPINRNTGIWSATQEAYRFSPSGNVIKPQRIIWSGSATQALPTAFNTNYSSIDLCSVQNETITATAYYTLSNGVVITHSDDIRITFDPIYPQAKDFVKPVCNSATNTFYQADINPDLTIHGAAISPFVFKYYLDGADAFAGNANFLDASLPLDVTQKYFVRVESATNSSCFTISNLSFLLLNNILLKNSVEICDSNNDGIERNFHLSRLNCQLFDANFAGSVSFTIDNNPAEVTSADLTSASKIYVKYNTAQCGTQIFGPISVVFTSAPSVVSTPVQMNSIHEICDIISSSNPIYIEPFEWEKELKNRGIVFSNDPNVFKISVFETEENALQNVNPLDFIREGLELQDYTYDLFARIEYQETDACKGTCFSVLKFTVKVIFDRIILNVTDADTDVVPDSPTIYDTEDADIYLCEKNRDELVNLKNDADAVIKVITPTSGITQTFHYNTTTANDVTNSGLTAAESDQILPDNISTKEFFVRYLVHDSCYVVKKLNYHILKPIAEKKKLFVCATNSPGNANITLSNYDIEILGTQWNQNPKPTVTYYSDAALTNVITTLNVTNTPVSVYAVINSSLAPSCSNVEEITFQLSEFQGIITENLVVSLKCDHFNNNEEKVKLTDYYSQFFNGNLANYKFEWFRNYFPVSGVFNSLIADPSQPITITGNTIFYLRISTLDGSSCLKKVELRFVFDFSAYTQVKLAQSTTILRCDATGTQTMSFDLREAIPKLYENQGNPNFADFIREVRFFENQNDAFDIANTNYLSDAVVQNYLLPVTTPFKTIYARYQSINGCFYVSEVVLKIIGNIKFNIIEDISVCDDNLDGVYTINLLDWVNRLNFDSNPNNDILTNSEAAQYATYTFYENGVALTTAQAMNYTINNAQPNITLKAEINGNCAETTTINFVLQPFINKGSFTLSVCDIANDGKETINLTVFENQLKTSDETFEYYLSFSDLNMGSANKILNPNAYSFDENSGIFKFFVKIISSTTCPNYAEINLVLNKVPAFDIENFWICPKDVLPFLQPDFSSYPFNAVTYEWKNAAGTVISSSNAVINLAAGKYTLTITDDKGCSFTDEFEVLEKEIPVITKLETNGNDYTVIATGSKKILYSIDGISWQESNLFTNLPKGKVTFYVRFEDDNCIGETKDGLVLQFPNSFTPNGDGINDVWMITDVAFFGAEKSVLSIYDRYGNLVFRQDKAGILSWDGLSNGRKLPTATYWYHIALPDGRDFKGWVLLKNRN, from the coding sequence ATGAGACTGAATAAGATTATATTATTCTTATTAGTGTTATTACCTTATGCAGTAATAAAATCTCAGTCATGTCCATCGATTAAAGATGCTTTAGGAAATTCTGATGTTACCATTACTTGTAGTTATCCGCTCAATTCTTCTAAATGTTTTCCGCTGAATATTACTTTTCCGGATATTAGAGATACCAATCAATATTCGGTTTCTGCTATCCCTTTTCCTAACATTGATACCAATACTGGAACGATTTTAGGCTATAAAGACGATGAATATTTAGCCAAAATAGCTTTTAATGATGCTGCTATTTTTGGAAATAAGCCTTTTTCTTTTAATTATTATGGCGAAAATGTACAGTCCTTAATCATCAGTAGTAACGGTTTTGTAAGTTTTAATGAAAACTATTCAGTTGGTGATTATAGTGCGGCAGATATTACGGGAAAACAAATTCCCAATACCTATTTGCCTACAAAATCTATTTTTGGAGTCTATCAAGATTTAGATTTTACAGACAGAGTAGGAAATGTAAGTTATCGAGTAGAAGGTGTTTCGCCGTGTAGAAAATTAATTATCAATTTTAACAACGGAGAAATTACCAGAACTACACAGAGAAGCACTACGCAGATTGTGTTATATGAATTGACGAATGAAATAGATGTTTATGTTGCAGAAAAACCTTTGCCAGATGTTTCAGCGACGGTTAGAGAATCACTTATTGGGATTAATAATGCTTCAGGAAACGGAATTACGCCTATTAATAGAAATACAGGAATTTGGTCAGCTACTCAAGAAGCCTACAGATTTTCACCTTCGGGAAATGTTATAAAACCACAACGTATTATTTGGAGCGGTTCTGCTACACAAGCTTTACCTACTGCTTTTAATACTAATTATAGTTCAATAGATTTATGTTCCGTGCAGAACGAAACTATTACTGCTACTGCTTATTATACGCTTTCTAATGGTGTAGTGATTACGCATTCAGATGATATTCGGATTACTTTTGATCCGATTTATCCTCAAGCCAAAGATTTTGTAAAACCAGTTTGTAACTCCGCAACAAATACTTTTTATCAAGCAGATATTAATCCAGATTTAACCATTCATGGCGCAGCAATTTCTCCATTTGTTTTTAAATATTATCTCGATGGAGCCGATGCTTTTGCTGGAAATGCTAATTTTTTAGATGCTAGTTTGCCTTTAGATGTTACGCAGAAATATTTTGTACGAGTAGAAAGCGCTACCAATTCAAGTTGTTTTACCATTTCTAATTTAAGTTTTTTATTGCTCAATAATATTTTGCTCAAAAACTCGGTAGAAATTTGTGATTCAAACAATGATGGAATAGAGAGAAATTTTCATTTGTCTAGACTGAACTGTCAATTGTTTGATGCGAATTTTGCAGGATCAGTAAGTTTTACCATAGACAATAATCCTGCAGAAGTAACCAGTGCAGACCTCACTTCGGCTTCTAAAATTTATGTAAAATACAATACTGCTCAATGCGGTACACAGATTTTTGGACCTATTTCTGTAGTTTTCACGAGTGCTCCCTCAGTAGTTTCTACCCCAGTTCAGATGAATTCTATCCATGAAATTTGTGATATTATTTCTAGCAGTAACCCTATTTATATTGAGCCTTTTGAATGGGAAAAAGAACTTAAAAATCGGGGAATTGTCTTTTCTAATGACCCAAATGTTTTTAAAATTAGCGTTTTTGAAACAGAAGAAAATGCTTTACAAAATGTAAATCCTTTAGATTTTATCAGAGAAGGGTTAGAGTTGCAAGATTACACCTATGATTTGTTTGCGAGAATAGAATATCAAGAGACTGATGCTTGTAAAGGAACTTGTTTTTCGGTGTTGAAATTTACCGTTAAAGTGATTTTTGACAGAATTATTTTAAATGTAACTGATGCAGATACTGATGTTGTCCCAGATTCTCCAACCATTTATGATACCGAAGATGCAGATATTTATCTCTGCGAAAAAAATAGAGATGAACTCGTGAATCTAAAAAATGATGCAGATGCAGTCATCAAAGTGATTACGCCTACTTCTGGAATCACCCAAACTTTTCATTATAATACAACTACAGCCAATGATGTGACCAATTCTGGATTGACCGCAGCAGAATCAGACCAAATCTTACCAGATAACATCAGCACAAAAGAGTTTTTTGTAAGATATTTGGTTCACGACAGTTGTTATGTGGTAAAAAAATTAAATTATCATATTCTAAAACCTATTGCAGAGAAGAAAAAGCTATTTGTCTGTGCTACCAATAGTCCTGGAAATGCAAATATTACCTTAAGCAATTATGATATAGAAATTTTGGGAACACAATGGAATCAAAATCCGAAGCCTACTGTTACCTATTACAGTGATGCAGCACTTACCAATGTGATTACTACACTTAATGTTACCAATACTCCTGTTTCTGTTTACGCTGTGATTAATTCTTCTTTAGCGCCTTCTTGCTCTAATGTGGAAGAAATTACATTTCAATTGTCAGAATTTCAGGGAATAATTACGGAGAATTTGGTCGTCAGTTTGAAGTGTGATCATTTTAACAATAATGAAGAAAAAGTAAAACTAACCGATTATTATTCACAGTTTTTTAATGGAAACTTAGCCAATTATAAATTCGAATGGTTTAGAAATTATTTCCCAGTTTCTGGCGTGTTTAATTCACTGATTGCAGACCCGTCTCAACCGATTACCATTACTGGAAATACCATTTTTTATCTCAGAATTTCTACTTTAGATGGAAGCAGTTGTCTTAAAAAAGTAGAATTGCGTTTTGTGTTTGATTTTTCAGCCTATACTCAGGTAAAATTAGCTCAATCTACTACTATTTTGAGATGTGATGCGACTGGAACACAAACCATGAGTTTTGATTTAAGAGAAGCGATTCCTAAACTATACGAAAATCAGGGAAATCCTAATTTTGCAGATTTTATAAGAGAAGTTAGATTTTTTGAAAATCAAAATGACGCTTTTGACATTGCGAATACTAATTATTTAAGCGATGCTGTTGTGCAAAATTATTTATTACCAGTTACCACACCTTTTAAAACAATTTATGCAAGATATCAATCCATCAATGGTTGTTTTTATGTGAGCGAAGTTGTTTTGAAAATTATTGGAAATATAAAATTTAATATCATCGAAGATATTTCAGTTTGTGATGATAATTTAGATGGAGTTTATACCATTAACCTTTTAGATTGGGTCAATCGTTTGAATTTTGATAGCAATCCTAATAATGATATTCTCACCAATTCTGAAGCTGCACAATATGCTACCTATACTTTCTATGAAAATGGAGTAGCGCTTACTACTGCTCAAGCGATGAATTATACCATTAATAATGCACAACCAAATATTACTTTGAAAGCCGAAATTAATGGAAATTGTGCAGAGACTACCACGATTAATTTTGTATTGCAACCTTTTATAAATAAAGGAAGTTTCACGCTTTCAGTTTGTGATATTGCAAATGATGGCAAAGAAACCATTAATCTCACCGTTTTTGAAAATCAATTGAAAACCAGTGATGAAACTTTTGAATATTATCTTTCTTTCTCTGATTTAAATATGGGTTCTGCAAATAAAATCTTGAATCCAAATGCTTATTCATTTGATGAAAACTCAGGAATTTTTAAATTTTTTGTCAAAATTATTTCAAGTACAACTTGTCCTAATTATGCGGAAATTAATTTGGTTTTAAATAAAGTTCCAGCATTTGATATAGAGAATTTCTGGATTTGCCCGAAAGATGTTTTACCGTTTTTACAACCAGATTTTTCTTCTTATCCTTTTAATGCAGTCACTTATGAATGGAAAAACGCTGCGGGAACAGTTATTTCAAGCAGTAATGCGGTTATTAATTTAGCCGCAGGTAAATATACACTTACCATTACAGATGATAAAGGCTGCTCTTTTACAGATGAATTTGAAGTGCTAGAAAAGGAAATTCCTGTCATCACAAAATTAGAAACCAATGGAAATGATTATACCGTAATTGCAACAGGAAGTAAGAAAATTTTATATTCTATAGACGGAATTTCTTGGCAAGAAAGCAATCTTTTTACCAATTTACCGAAAGGAAAAGTTACTTTTTATGTTAGATTTGAAGATGATAACTGCATCGGCGAAACTAAGGATGGTTTGGTTCTTCAATTTCCTAATTCTTTTACGCCAAATGGTGACGGAATTAATGATGTTTGGATGATTACAGATGTAGCGTTTTTCGGTGCAGAAAAGAGTGTTTTGAGTATTTATGACCGTTATGGAAATTTGGTTTTCAGACAAGATAAAGCGGGAATTTTGAGTTGGGATGGATTGTCTAATGGTAGAAAATTACCTACGGCTACTTATTGGTATCACATTGCGTTACCAGATGGTAGAGATTTTAAAGGTTGGGTTCTCCTCAAAAATAGAAATTAA
- a CDS encoding M1 family metallopeptidase, producing the protein MKKLLIAALFLGLFSTDNFIFAQTETSGRTSVYRATHTKSTELKHTKLRVNFNFEKEQMNGEAWITASPFFYASNELVLDAKGMIINEVALEKNGARTPLKYDYKEDILKISLDKTYQKNQDYTVYIKYVARPNEVKQKGSAAINDAKGLYFINAQGKDADKPTQIWTQGETESSSCWFPTIDKPNQKTTQEIYMTVPKQYVTLSNGILKSSENLGENLRTDHWVMDKKHAPYLFFMGVGEYAVIKDKWRNIDVDYYVEKEYEPYAKQIFGNTPEMIEFFSKKLNYDFPWQKYAQIVGRDYVSGAMENTTAVIHEESAQQKAGDLADENKWEDVIAHELFHHWFGDLVTAESWSNLTVNESFADYSEYLWNEYKYGKDEADYKRLKSLRNSKADPRNFGKDLVRFNYESREDMFDGVSYNKGGGILHMLRNYLGDDAFFAGLSDYLKTNEYGTGEAHQLRLSLEKVSGKDLNWFFNQWYFGKGYPKLEVKSTFDPMKKQVTVNVAQTQEEKFEFPLSIDVLENGKISRKEFWVTAKAKNDFVFDVTKNPELINANPEGLLLSDIKQDKTPEQLYLQYTTAKDLYSKYTAIEEAKDQVSKNPFADKLYAAALKDKFYRNRLLALEGLPEDPKSFLADVEKLAQNDEKNLVKGAAIGVLAKTKNPKYLPLFEKGINAISNSVKGNSLSGIAQVAPEKVVNYAEKIDLESASEDLVMTLLPVIVKNKITAQMPNIASLVAFYPFIGFQNPKLAAPAEEGFNWIMDSDNTKAVHNLTKVLGQAKSQIGDNVQAKMMIVQMLKKGLERKMKLFRENPSSTSLNTQIEMLNKAITSYSN; encoded by the coding sequence ATGAAGAAACTACTCATTGCAGCCTTATTTTTAGGGCTTTTTTCTACTGACAATTTCATTTTTGCACAAACCGAAACCTCTGGCAGAACTAGTGTTTACAGAGCTACTCATACCAAATCTACAGAGTTGAAACACACCAAATTGCGTGTGAATTTCAATTTTGAAAAAGAACAAATGAACGGCGAAGCTTGGATTACCGCTTCACCATTTTTTTATGCTTCTAATGAATTGGTTTTAGATGCTAAAGGAATGATTATTAATGAGGTAGCATTAGAAAAAAATGGTGCAAGAACTCCTTTGAAATATGATTATAAAGAAGATATTCTAAAAATTTCTTTAGATAAAACTTACCAAAAAAATCAAGATTATACCGTTTATATCAAATATGTAGCGAGACCAAATGAAGTAAAACAAAAAGGTTCTGCTGCCATTAATGATGCGAAAGGACTTTATTTCATCAATGCTCAAGGAAAAGATGCAGATAAACCTACACAAATCTGGACTCAAGGTGAAACAGAATCCTCTTCTTGTTGGTTTCCTACGATAGATAAACCCAATCAGAAAACTACGCAGGAAATTTACATGACGGTGCCTAAACAATATGTAACCCTTTCTAACGGAATTTTAAAAAGTTCTGAAAATTTAGGCGAAAACCTGAGAACGGATCATTGGGTAATGGACAAAAAACACGCTCCGTATTTATTTTTCATGGGAGTAGGAGAATATGCCGTGATTAAAGATAAATGGAGAAATATAGATGTAGATTATTACGTAGAAAAAGAATACGAACCGTATGCAAAACAAATTTTTGGGAATACTCCAGAAATGATAGAGTTCTTTTCTAAAAAATTAAACTATGATTTTCCTTGGCAAAAATACGCACAGATTGTAGGCAGAGATTACGTTTCTGGTGCTATGGAAAATACTACCGCAGTGATTCACGAAGAATCTGCGCAGCAAAAAGCGGGTGATTTAGCAGACGAAAACAAATGGGAAGATGTAATCGCTCACGAATTATTCCACCATTGGTTTGGAGATTTGGTAACCGCAGAAAGTTGGAGCAACCTTACGGTAAATGAGAGTTTTGCAGATTATTCAGAATATCTTTGGAACGAATATAAGTACGGAAAAGACGAAGCCGATTATAAAAGATTAAAATCTCTCAGAAATTCTAAAGCAGACCCAAGAAATTTTGGTAAAGATTTAGTGAGATTCAATTATGAAAGCAGAGAAGACATGTTTGATGGCGTTTCTTATAATAAAGGAGGCGGCATTCTGCACATGTTAAGAAATTATTTGGGAGATGATGCATTTTTCGCTGGACTTTCAGATTATCTTAAAACCAATGAATATGGAACTGGAGAAGCGCATCAACTGAGACTTTCTCTGGAAAAAGTTTCAGGAAAAGATTTAAATTGGTTCTTTAATCAATGGTATTTCGGGAAAGGTTATCCTAAGTTAGAGGTTAAATCTACTTTTGACCCGATGAAAAAACAAGTCACCGTAAATGTTGCTCAGACACAAGAAGAAAAATTTGAGTTTCCATTGTCGATTGATGTTTTAGAAAATGGTAAAATTTCTAGAAAAGAATTTTGGGTAACGGCAAAAGCGAAAAATGACTTCGTTTTTGATGTGACTAAAAATCCTGAATTGATTAATGCAAATCCTGAAGGTTTATTGCTGAGCGATATTAAACAAGACAAAACTCCAGAACAATTATATCTACAATACACCACCGCTAAAGATTTATATAGCAAATACACGGCAATAGAAGAAGCAAAAGACCAAGTTTCTAAAAATCCATTTGCAGACAAATTATATGCAGCAGCTTTGAAAGATAAGTTTTACAGAAATAGATTGTTAGCTTTGGAAGGTTTACCAGAAGATCCAAAATCATTTTTGGCAGATGTAGAAAAATTAGCGCAAAATGATGAGAAAAATTTGGTGAAAGGAGCTGCAATTGGTGTTTTAGCAAAAACTAAAAACCCTAAATATTTACCATTATTTGAAAAAGGAATCAATGCAATTTCTAATTCGGTGAAAGGAAATTCACTTTCTGGAATTGCTCAAGTTGCTCCTGAAAAAGTGGTAAATTATGCCGAAAAAATAGATTTAGAAAGCGCTTCGGAAGATTTAGTGATGACGCTTTTGCCGGTGATTGTAAAAAATAAAATCACTGCTCAAATGCCAAATATTGCCTCTCTTGTAGCTTTTTATCCTTTTATTGGGTTTCAAAATCCTAAATTAGCAGCACCTGCAGAAGAAGGTTTTAATTGGATTATGGATTCTGATAATACAAAAGCAGTACACAATCTTACGAAAGTTTTAGGACAAGCGAAAAGCCAAATTGGCGATAATGTACAAGCCAAAATGATGATTGTACAAATGCTGAAAAAAGGGTTAGAAAGAAAGATGAAACTGTTCAGAGAAAACCCTTCAAGCACTAGTCTAAATACTCAAATAGAAATGTTGAATAAAGCAATTACTTCTTACAGCAACTAA
- a CDS encoding hydroxymethylglutaryl-CoA synthase family protein, protein MKIGIEAASFFVPSLYLEIKDLAEKRGIEPAKLEKGLGLKRMAFPDVHEDAATFAAEALLKLIQDYKINPKEISRIYLGTESALDAAKPTATYAMQMVEIELEKEFGARCFKNCDVVDMTFACVGAVDALHNSLDFVRANPEKKAIVIASDYAKYELASTGEYTQGGGAVAVLVSANPTLLEIENKFGVATESVFDFFKPRRETTKDLVQNLPDSFAEKVEIFTDEPVFDGQYSNQCYQDRIKEAYQDYKEESGREKPYENWRFLIFHLPYAFHGKRLFTEIFGLENGMNTATSEDIKAIAQTDEYKNLVAEKIEITQRASSEIGNMYTASIFMALLSAFQVSYENGEDLARKELGFLAYGSGSKSKVFAGKIGNDWKSVVEKWNIFEVLNQRRAIDFDTYENLHRKKLSASVNPDWKGFGLVKVEKESPVLVGARYYERR, encoded by the coding sequence ATGAAAATCGGAATCGAAGCGGCAAGTTTTTTTGTGCCAAGTTTATATTTAGAAATTAAGGATTTAGCCGAAAAAAGGGGAATAGAACCTGCAAAATTAGAAAAAGGTTTAGGACTGAAGAGGATGGCTTTTCCCGATGTACACGAAGACGCAGCCACTTTTGCCGCAGAAGCACTTTTAAAACTCATACAAGATTATAAAATAAATCCCAAAGAAATTTCTAGAATTTATCTAGGAACAGAATCTGCGCTAGATGCTGCAAAACCTACTGCTACTTATGCCATGCAAATGGTAGAAATAGAACTAGAAAAAGAATTTGGAGCGAGATGTTTCAAAAATTGTGACGTAGTAGACATGACTTTCGCATGTGTAGGTGCTGTAGATGCGCTACACAATTCGTTGGATTTTGTAAGAGCGAATCCAGAGAAAAAAGCCATCGTAATTGCTTCTGATTATGCAAAATATGAATTGGCTTCTACTGGAGAATATACGCAAGGTGGTGGTGCAGTTGCAGTTTTGGTTTCGGCAAATCCTACATTGTTGGAAATTGAAAATAAATTTGGAGTCGCTACAGAAAGCGTTTTTGATTTCTTTAAACCAAGAAGAGAAACTACTAAAGATTTGGTACAGAATTTACCAGACAGTTTCGCTGAAAAAGTAGAAATTTTTACAGATGAACCTGTTTTTGACGGTCAATATTCTAATCAATGTTACCAAGATAGAATCAAAGAAGCGTATCAAGATTACAAAGAAGAAAGCGGAAGAGAAAAACCTTATGAAAATTGGAGATTTCTGATTTTCCACCTTCCGTATGCATTCCACGGGAAGCGATTATTTACTGAGATTTTTGGCTTAGAAAACGGAATGAATACCGCAACTTCTGAAGATATTAAAGCCATCGCTCAAACCGATGAATATAAAAATTTAGTTGCCGAAAAAATAGAAATTACACAACGTGCAAGTTCAGAAATTGGAAATATGTACACTGCGTCAATTTTTATGGCACTACTTTCTGCTTTCCAAGTTTCTTATGAAAATGGGGAAGATTTAGCAAGAAAAGAACTAGGGTTTTTAGCCTATGGAAGTGGAAGTAAATCTAAAGTTTTTGCCGGGAAAATAGGGAACGATTGGAAATCTGTAGTAGAAAAATGGAATATTTTCGAGGTGCTGAATCAGCGCAGAGCAATAGATTTTGACACCTATGAAAATCTACACCGAAAAAAACTCAGTGCTTCTGTAAATCCAGATTGGAAAGGATTTGGATTGGTAAAAGTAGAAAAAGAAAGCCCAGTTTTAGTGGGAGCAAGATATTACGAAAGAAGATAA
- a CDS encoding response regulator, with the protein MSISVAIVEDEKHYNNALKKIIDYDADLHCIGQFYSGKAALVSLQEIHPDVVLMDIKLPDMSGIEVIAQILDTLPATRFMMCTSFEDDLHIYEALKVGATGYLIKGESMDKIIASIKDAYKGGAPMSFGVAKRVLQYFREEKTNFNNHLNELSKTEHDILDLLAKGHLYKEIADIKEVTLDTVKKHVGNIYKKLHVNNKVEAINLLKNQA; encoded by the coding sequence ATGTCAATCTCAGTAGCTATCGTAGAAGACGAGAAGCATTACAACAATGCGCTCAAAAAGATCATTGATTATGATGCAGATTTGCATTGTATAGGTCAATTTTATTCTGGTAAAGCAGCTCTTGTTTCCTTACAAGAGATTCATCCTGATGTGGTTTTAATGGATATTAAACTTCCTGATATGAGCGGGATAGAAGTCATCGCCCAAATATTAGATACATTGCCTGCTACTCGATTTATGATGTGTACGAGTTTTGAAGATGACTTGCACATTTATGAAGCGCTAAAAGTAGGAGCCACAGGTTATCTAATAAAAGGAGAAAGCATGGACAAGATTATTGCCTCTATTAAAGATGCCTATAAAGGCGGTGCTCCGATGAGTTTCGGGGTGGCAAAAAGAGTTCTGCAATATTTTAGAGAAGAAAAAACCAATTTTAATAATCATCTGAATGAACTTTCTAAAACAGAGCATGATATTCTGGATCTTCTAGCCAAAGGTCATCTTTATAAGGAAATAGCAGATATAAAAGAAGTTACACTAGATACGGTAAAAAAACATGTAGGAAATATCTATAAAAAACTGCATGTAAATAATAAAGTAGAAGCAATAAACCTTCTTAAAAATCAAGCATAA
- a CDS encoding glutamine--tRNA ligase/YqeY domain fusion protein: MEEEKKPLNFIEQIIENDLENGLDKSKLRFRFPPEPNGYLHVGHTKAICINFGLGEKYGAPVNLRFDDTNPEKEEQEFVDAIKEDIKWLGFTYDQELYASDYFQQLYDWAVEMIKQGKAYVDEQPSEVITEQRKNPTEAGIESPYRNRPIEESLDLFERMKNGEFEEGTMSLRAKIDMTSPNMNMRDPVMYRILKRPHHRTGEKWKIYPMYDWAHGESDYLEQISHSLCSLEFENHRPLYDWYLDQVYEDGKVRNKQREFARMNVTYMVTSKRKLQRLVAEGVVTGWDDPRMPTISGMRRLGYTPKAIREFIDRVGVAKRENLINIQLLEFCVREDLNKVSTRVMSVVNPVKLIIENYPEDKEEWLETENNPEDENAGTREVPFSRELYIEREDFMEEAPKKFFRLTIGGEVRLKSAYIIKANRVEKDENGEITTIYATYDEESKSGSGTEASMRKVKGTLHWVSAKHALPIEVRIYDRLFTHEQPDAEKETDFMEFVNKDSLKKVQGFAEPSLKNAKVGDHYQFQRIGYFTPDKDSTAEQLVFNRTVTLKDSFKID; this comes from the coding sequence ATGGAAGAAGAAAAAAAACCGCTCAATTTTATTGAACAAATCATCGAAAATGATTTAGAAAATGGTTTAGATAAATCTAAATTACGTTTTAGATTTCCGCCAGAACCTAATGGTTATTTACACGTAGGACATACCAAAGCAATTTGCATCAACTTCGGTTTAGGAGAAAAATATGGTGCTCCTGTTAATTTACGATTTGACGACACCAATCCTGAAAAAGAAGAGCAAGAATTTGTAGATGCCATCAAAGAAGATATTAAATGGCTTGGTTTTACCTATGACCAAGAGTTATATGCTTCTGATTACTTCCAGCAGTTGTATGATTGGGCTGTAGAAATGATTAAACAAGGAAAAGCCTATGTAGACGAGCAGCCTTCTGAAGTAATTACAGAACAAAGAAAAAATCCTACAGAAGCAGGAATAGAATCTCCATACAGAAACAGACCTATAGAAGAATCTCTAGATTTATTCGAAAGAATGAAAAACGGAGAGTTCGAAGAAGGTACAATGTCTCTAAGAGCTAAAATAGACATGACTTCGCCGAATATGAACATGCGTGACCCTGTTATGTACAGAATTCTGAAAAGACCACACCACAGAACTGGTGAAAAATGGAAAATCTATCCTATGTACGATTGGGCTCATGGTGAATCTGATTATTTAGAGCAAATTTCACATTCCCTTTGTTCATTAGAATTCGAAAACCACAGACCTCTTTATGATTGGTATTTAGACCAAGTCTATGAAGATGGAAAAGTAAGAAATAAACAAAGAGAATTTGCGAGAATGAACGTTACTTACATGGTAACTTCTAAACGTAAATTACAAAGATTAGTAGCAGAAGGCGTAGTAACAGGCTGGGATGATCCTAGAATGCCTACGATTTCTGGAATGAGAAGATTGGGCTACACTCCGAAAGCCATCAGAGAATTTATTGACAGAGTGGGCGTTGCAAAACGCGAAAACCTCATCAATATTCAGTTGCTAGAATTCTGCGTAAGAGAAGACCTCAACAAAGTTTCTACCCGAGTAATGTCTGTAGTCAATCCTGTAAAACTTATCATCGAAAATTATCCTGAAGATAAAGAAGAATGGCTAGAAACTGAAAATAATCCTGAAGACGAAAACGCAGGAACTAGAGAAGTGCCATTCAGCAGAGAACTTTACATCGAAAGAGAGGATTTCATGGAAGAAGCTCCGAAAAAATTCTTCAGATTAACGATTGGTGGAGAAGTAAGACTAAAATCTGCTTACATTATTAAAGCCAACAGAGTAGAGAAAGATGAAAATGGCGAAATCACTACCATTTACGCTACTTATGATGAAGAATCTAAATCTGGAAGCGGAACTGAAGCAAGTATGAGAAAAGTAAAAGGAACGCTTCACTGGGTTTCTGCAAAACACGCTTTACCAATTGAAGTAAGAATCTACGACAGATTATTTACTCACGAACAACCAGATGCAGAAAAGGAAACAGATTTCATGGAATTTGTAAACAAAGATTCTCTGAAAAAAGTTCAAGGTTTTGCTGAGCCGAGTCTTAAAAATGCAAAAGTTGGAGACCATTATCAGTTCCAAAGAATTGGTTATTTCACTCCTGACAAAGATTCTACAGCAGAGCAACTCGTATTCAACAGAACGGTTACGCTGAAAGACAGTTTTAAAATTGATTAA